A DNA window from Chryseobacterium sp. MEBOG06 contains the following coding sequences:
- a CDS encoding alpha/beta hydrolase, whose product MIFNKRHTYISIFFVGMMAFGQTSRPNASPYTNEATFEKLKKKYPFITPIDRPVPQNIKIDKNVEYSNINGLSLKADVYYPLDSSKKYPGIAMVHGGGWISGSKENEKYMAMELASKGFVAIAIGYRLADAAKYPAGIEDIENGIQWLKKNHAKYTLDKKKIVVLGESAGAQMATLVGVKARNKIKAIINVDGIVSFTHPEAEESSYASYWLGGDRDTNLKNWTEASPLEYIDKNTPPTLFINSSQPKYHAGRNDMMKKLKTYTIPTEFHEIKDSPHSFWSAEPWFTETLDYTVEFLNKILK is encoded by the coding sequence ATGATTTTTAATAAAAGACATACTTATATTTCTATTTTCTTTGTAGGGATGATGGCATTCGGGCAAACTAGCAGACCGAATGCTTCTCCTTACACCAACGAAGCCACCTTTGAAAAATTAAAGAAAAAATACCCGTTCATTACCCCTATTGACCGCCCCGTTCCACAGAATATAAAAATTGATAAGAATGTAGAATATTCCAACATCAATGGACTTTCCTTAAAAGCAGATGTTTATTACCCTCTTGATTCATCAAAAAAATATCCGGGAATTGCAATGGTTCACGGTGGCGGATGGATTTCCGGAAGCAAAGAAAATGAGAAATATATGGCGATGGAACTGGCTTCCAAAGGATTTGTCGCCATTGCTATAGGCTACCGTTTAGCAGATGCAGCAAAATACCCTGCGGGAATTGAAGATATTGAAAACGGTATTCAGTGGCTGAAGAAAAACCATGCAAAATACACTTTAGATAAAAAGAAAATAGTGGTTTTAGGAGAGTCCGCCGGAGCACAGATGGCAACATTGGTGGGAGTTAAAGCCCGAAATAAAATAAAGGCTATCATTAATGTAGACGGAATTGTTTCTTTTACACATCCTGAAGCTGAAGAAAGCTCTTACGCGTCCTATTGGCTGGGTGGTGACAGAGATACAAATTTAAAAAACTGGACAGAAGCTTCCCCTTTGGAATATATTGATAAAAATACACCTCCTACCCTGTTCATTAACAGTTCTCAACCAAAGTATCATGCCGGTAGAAATGACATGATGAAAAAACTGAAAACGTACACTATCCCCACGGAGTTTCACGAAATAAAAGACTCTCCGCACTCTTTCTGGTCGGCCGAGCCATGGTTTACAGAAACATTGGATTATACAGTTGAATTTTTAAACAAAATTTTAAAGTAA
- a CDS encoding pectinesterase family protein — translation MKKFLLLLFISTAQFLLAESDPYIKITVAQDGSGDFNCIQKAINSVRDLGPAEALIIIKSGTYHEKVVIPSSKHKITLEGENKDNTIITNNDFSGKLNTFNEKMTTFNSYTVLVMGDDIKISNLTIQNSSCNEAQAVSLHVEGDRFTMTNSNILGCQDTIYCATNHSRQYFENCYIEGTTDFIFGQATAIFKNCIIKSLADSYITAAATEADRKYGFVFLDCKLIAKEGVTKVYLGRPWRPYAKTIFINTEMGKHIVPEGWNPWKGDKMFPDKEKTAYYAEYGSKGQGGNTSKRAEWSHQLTKNDVKNYTLEKIFNWFTGY, via the coding sequence ATGAAAAAATTTCTTTTACTTCTATTCATTTCAACAGCTCAGTTTCTGCTGGCTGAAAGCGATCCCTATATTAAAATTACGGTTGCTCAGGATGGAAGCGGTGATTTCAATTGTATTCAGAAAGCCATCAATTCGGTAAGAGATCTGGGACCTGCAGAAGCTTTGATTATAATTAAATCAGGGACTTACCATGAAAAAGTAGTCATCCCCTCTTCAAAGCACAAAATCACATTGGAAGGTGAAAATAAAGACAACACGATCATTACAAACAATGATTTCTCGGGAAAACTTAATACATTCAATGAGAAAATGACAACATTCAACTCATATACCGTTCTGGTGATGGGTGATGATATTAAAATCAGTAATCTGACCATACAAAACAGCTCATGCAATGAAGCTCAGGCAGTTTCCCTTCATGTAGAAGGAGACCGTTTTACCATGACAAATTCCAATATTTTGGGGTGTCAGGACACTATATATTGTGCAACTAATCACAGCAGACAATATTTTGAAAATTGTTATATAGAAGGAACCACAGACTTTATTTTTGGACAGGCAACGGCTATTTTCAAAAACTGTATCATTAAAAGCCTTGCAGATTCTTATATCACTGCTGCTGCAACAGAAGCCGACAGAAAATATGGCTTTGTATTTTTAGACTGTAAGCTGATCGCTAAAGAAGGCGTCACCAAAGTGTATCTGGGAAGACCATGGAGACCTTATGCAAAAACAATTTTCATCAATACAGAAATGGGAAAACACATCGTCCCTGAAGGCTGGAATCCCTGGAAAGGAGACAAAATGTTTCCTGATAAAGAAAAAACCGCTTATTATGCTGAATATGGTAGTAAAGGTCAAGGAGGAAATACCTCAAAAAGAGCTGAATGGTCTCATCAGCTGACAAAAAATGATGTTAAAAACTACACCCTGGAGAAAATATTCAACTGGTTTACAGGATATTAA
- a CDS encoding rhamnogalacturonan acetylesterase: MNKKLTLLFFFLSIMASAQKPTLFLIGDSTMANKENPEKNPEHGWGQMLPPFLTSGIEIQNHATNGRSSKSFRTEGRWEKVMSQLKKGDFVIIQFGHNDQKVNDSARFTNPYTQYRANLERYVNEVRAKGAVPILMTSIVRRNFNENGVLVDTHKEYPLVVRMVANDLKVPFVDLQLQTELLEISYGPEKSKKLHLHYRKGEDPYYPEGKDDDTHLSKLGAESVAKLAVYSLKNLKTGLEKYIK, from the coding sequence ATGAATAAGAAACTTACCCTACTTTTTTTCTTTCTGTCCATCATGGCATCAGCACAAAAGCCGACTTTATTCCTGATCGGAGATTCAACTATGGCTAACAAAGAAAACCCGGAAAAAAACCCGGAACACGGCTGGGGACAAATGCTTCCGCCCTTTCTTACATCAGGAATTGAAATTCAGAACCATGCAACTAATGGACGAAGTTCCAAAAGTTTCAGAACAGAAGGAAGATGGGAAAAAGTGATGAGCCAACTTAAAAAAGGAGATTTTGTGATCATTCAGTTTGGGCATAATGATCAGAAAGTTAATGATTCGGCACGTTTCACCAATCCTTATACTCAGTATAGAGCCAATCTTGAAAGATATGTGAACGAGGTGAGAGCCAAAGGGGCTGTTCCCATTCTGATGACTTCCATTGTGAGGAGGAATTTCAATGAAAACGGTGTTTTGGTAGATACTCACAAAGAATATCCTCTGGTGGTAAGAATGGTTGCCAACGATCTTAAAGTACCTTTTGTTGATTTGCAGCTACAGACAGAACTGCTAGAAATATCTTACGGTCCGGAAAAATCAAAAAAACTGCATCTTCATTACAGAAAAGGAGAAGATCCTTATTATCCGGAAGGAAAAGATGATGATACCCATTTATCAAAACTGGGTGCTGAATCTGTTGCAAAGCTGGCAGTCTATTCTTTGAAAAATCTGAAAACAGGGTTGGAAAAATACATTAAATGA
- a CDS encoding cupin domain-containing protein has translation MNFKKEPFFDGNSEWEDLGNGVSRQLAGYNSQVMMVIVKFEKDAAGPLHQHFHSQITYVASGKFEVTVDGEIKILQQGDVFFAQPNIFHGVKCIEEGRLIDAFAPFREDFLIP, from the coding sequence ATGAATTTTAAAAAAGAACCTTTCTTCGATGGTAATTCTGAATGGGAAGATCTAGGAAATGGCGTTTCCAGACAGCTTGCAGGCTATAATTCTCAGGTAATGATGGTTATTGTAAAATTTGAAAAAGATGCTGCAGGACCTTTACATCAGCATTTTCATTCTCAGATCACCTATGTTGCTTCTGGAAAATTTGAAGTTACCGTAGATGGTGAAATCAAAATATTGCAGCAAGGTGATGTTTTTTTCGCACAGCCCAATATTTTTCATGGAGTGAAATGTATTGAAGAAGGCAGATTAATTGATGCTTTTGCTCCTTTCAGAGAAGATTTTCTCATTCCTTAA
- a CDS encoding polysaccharide lyase family 1 protein: MKTMFKATFLTVALSSTFALTGCGHEEINNDLTTNELSIKNSLAQKIIPLADCIAPGWASQNGGTTGGGTAAETTVSTYAQLKAAIENTSVKVIKVTGTITITTRLSFQDQTGKTIYGATGAKLVSTDQTKDGSGIINIKRCNNIIIRNLIFEGPGAYDTDGWDNAILDDCRNVWIDHCEFRDGVDGNFDIKNKSDYITVSYTKFHYLKAPKPGGSGGTDDHRFSNLIGSSDGATADAGKLNVTFVRCWWAPGCRERMPRVRFGKIHILNSYFNSSVSNKCIAAGVQANILVERNVFENVKEPINLMTGFTAVTQTGNSFINVTGNTSGSGTAFTPPYSIAKLNAADVKADVMANAGATLGGNICDAF, encoded by the coding sequence ATGAAAACAATGTTCAAGGCTACCTTTCTTACAGTAGCTCTAAGTTCCACTTTTGCACTAACCGGATGTGGTCATGAAGAGATTAATAACGATCTTACCACAAATGAATTAAGCATTAAAAATTCACTGGCTCAAAAGATCATCCCTTTAGCTGATTGTATTGCCCCGGGATGGGCTTCTCAAAATGGCGGAACTACCGGTGGCGGAACTGCAGCAGAAACAACGGTTTCTACCTATGCCCAACTAAAAGCTGCCATTGAAAACACATCTGTAAAAGTGATAAAAGTAACAGGAACCATTACTATTACAACACGCTTATCATTTCAGGATCAGACCGGAAAAACAATTTATGGGGCAACCGGAGCCAAATTGGTTTCTACTGACCAGACAAAGGATGGCTCAGGAATCATCAATATTAAAAGATGTAATAATATCATCATCCGAAACCTTATTTTTGAAGGACCGGGAGCTTATGACACGGATGGCTGGGATAATGCCATTCTGGATGACTGCCGAAATGTATGGATTGACCACTGCGAGTTCAGAGACGGTGTTGACGGAAATTTCGATATCAAAAACAAATCCGATTATATTACAGTATCTTACACAAAATTCCATTATCTGAAAGCCCCAAAACCAGGAGGTTCAGGAGGAACGGATGACCACAGATTCTCAAATCTTATCGGATCAAGTGATGGAGCAACCGCTGATGCCGGAAAACTGAACGTCACTTTTGTTCGTTGCTGGTGGGCCCCGGGGTGCAGAGAACGTATGCCTAGGGTAAGATTCGGAAAAATCCATATTCTGAACAGTTATTTCAACAGTTCTGTAAGCAATAAATGTATTGCAGCAGGGGTTCAGGCCAATATTTTGGTGGAAAGAAATGTTTTTGAAAATGTGAAAGAGCCTATCAATTTGATGACCGGATTTACAGCGGTAACCCAAACAGGAAACAGCTTCATTAATGTTACAGGAAATACTTCAGGAAGCGGAACGGCCTTCACACCTCCATACAGCATTGCTAAACTTAACGCAGCAGACGTAAAAGCGGATGTAATGGCTAATGCAGGGGCAACGTTGGGTGGAAATATATGTGATGCTTTCTAA
- the pelA gene encoding pectate lyase: MNLKIYTFALGLMAVNFSSQVKDTLAEKMMIYQLPNGGWGKQLEDKSTVNYNLPLDKNLLKKIKSTGDDHATIDNNATSREINGLIKAYSATKNPEYLKSAEKGIGYLLLMQYDNGGFPQYYPNKGLYRKQVTYNDNAMINALTVLYNTAEGKNNFDVVDSTLKEKSKAAVQKGIECILKTQVLQKGIFSIWADQYNEITLQPDKARAFEPISLATGESVGVIRFLMLQPVTPEIEKSIKSAIQWFRQNKIEGYSYNVSKQNGKAVRVLAKDKNSVIWARFYDIHTNRPLFGDRDGSVKYNYNEVSEERRNGYNWFGDFAEKLIAKEYPKWLENNKITE, encoded by the coding sequence ATGAATCTTAAAATATACACATTTGCATTAGGTTTAATGGCCGTTAATTTTTCCAGTCAGGTTAAAGATACATTAGCAGAGAAAATGATGATTTATCAGCTCCCCAATGGAGGTTGGGGGAAACAGCTTGAAGATAAGTCAACGGTGAACTATAATTTACCGCTTGATAAAAACCTTTTAAAAAAGATAAAATCTACAGGTGATGATCATGCAACGATTGATAATAATGCGACCTCCAGAGAGATCAATGGATTGATTAAAGCCTATTCAGCAACAAAGAATCCTGAATATTTGAAATCTGCGGAGAAAGGAATCGGTTACCTTCTTCTGATGCAGTATGATAACGGTGGTTTTCCTCAGTATTATCCCAATAAAGGGCTCTACAGAAAACAGGTGACTTACAACGACAATGCAATGATCAATGCCTTAACCGTTCTTTATAATACGGCAGAAGGAAAAAACAATTTTGATGTCGTTGACTCAACGCTAAAAGAAAAATCTAAAGCTGCGGTACAAAAAGGAATCGAATGTATTTTAAAAACCCAGGTTTTGCAGAAAGGAATATTTTCCATCTGGGCAGATCAGTATAATGAAATCACTTTGCAACCCGATAAAGCGAGAGCTTTTGAACCTATCTCATTAGCCACAGGAGAATCGGTAGGCGTTATCAGGTTTTTAATGTTACAGCCGGTTACACCGGAAATTGAAAAATCTATAAAATCTGCGATACAATGGTTTAGGCAGAACAAGATTGAAGGCTATAGCTACAATGTTTCCAAGCAAAACGGAAAAGCAGTAAGAGTATTGGCAAAAGATAAAAATTCGGTGATCTGGGCGAGATTTTATGATATTCACACCAACAGGCCTTTGTTCGGAGATCGTGACGGAAGTGTAAAATACAATTACAATGAAGTTTCGGAGGAGAGAAGGAATGGTTATAACTGGTTTGGAGATTTTGCAGAAAAACTTATAGCGAAAGAGTACCCGAAGTGGTTGGAAAATAATAAAATAACAGAATGA
- a CDS encoding DUF4861 family protein, giving the protein MLIRKKSFIGFSCAIGCITSGFSPAQQSVKVTNPLDFSRTEVVTVQAAQLQSFLSKHSEKELRIKDSTGALLPVQWIDYDGDGISEELLFQVHINAKKTNNYTIMADGKAPLPETTVSTYSRLVPERVDDYAWENDKIAFRVYGPKGQQEALQGIKSSTLSSGVDIWLKRTDQSIINKWYKGYLTDPMYYHKDTRGEGYDPYHVGNSRGTGGIGIWQNNKLQTSQNFVHSRTIAEGPLRTVFELIYDPWSEYGVKEVKRISLDLGSNFSKFESHFETEKNVPNYTIGITLHKNEGETKLNDKNRYYLHWEKIDDAFVGEGIVVDPKIVEKSIAYKSDVPDESNLLVVTKPEKKLTYYAGFAWQKSGQIQTQKDWENILEKQSRMIEKPLVIKVVK; this is encoded by the coding sequence ATGTTGATCAGAAAAAAAAGCTTTATTGGATTCAGTTGTGCAATCGGTTGCATTACTTCAGGTTTTTCCCCAGCTCAGCAATCCGTTAAGGTGACTAATCCTTTGGATTTTTCAAGAACTGAAGTGGTGACTGTTCAAGCTGCTCAGTTACAGTCATTCTTATCTAAGCACAGTGAAAAAGAGCTTAGAATCAAGGATTCAACAGGAGCATTACTTCCGGTTCAATGGATAGACTATGATGGAGACGGGATAAGTGAAGAACTACTCTTTCAGGTACATATCAATGCTAAAAAAACAAATAATTATACCATTATGGCTGATGGAAAGGCTCCGCTTCCCGAAACCACGGTTTCTACCTATTCCAGATTGGTTCCGGAGAGAGTAGATGATTATGCCTGGGAAAATGATAAAATTGCCTTCAGGGTATATGGCCCCAAAGGACAGCAGGAAGCATTACAGGGAATAAAAAGCAGCACCCTTTCAAGCGGAGTCGATATCTGGCTGAAAAGGACCGATCAATCCATTATCAACAAATGGTACAAAGGATATCTTACCGATCCGATGTATTACCACAAAGATACAAGAGGAGAAGGCTACGATCCTTATCATGTAGGAAACAGCCGCGGAACAGGAGGAATTGGAATCTGGCAGAATAATAAACTTCAGACTTCACAAAACTTTGTACACTCCAGAACTATTGCTGAAGGACCTTTAAGAACTGTTTTTGAACTCATTTATGATCCGTGGAGCGAATATGGAGTAAAGGAAGTCAAGAGAATTTCTTTGGATTTGGGCTCCAATTTTTCAAAGTTTGAATCTCATTTTGAAACTGAAAAAAATGTTCCCAATTACACCATCGGAATCACTTTACACAAAAATGAGGGCGAAACCAAACTGAATGATAAAAACCGTTATTACCTTCACTGGGAAAAAATAGATGATGCTTTTGTGGGAGAAGGAATTGTTGTAGACCCTAAAATTGTAGAAAAATCAATAGCCTACAAATCTGATGTTCCTGACGAAAGTAACCTGCTGGTCGTTACCAAACCCGAAAAAAAGTTAACCTATTACGCAGGGTTTGCATGGCAGAAAAGCGGACAAATTCAGACTCAGAAAGACTGGGAGAACATTCTTGAGAAGCAGTCCCGGATGATTGAAAAACCGTTGGTGATAAAAGTGGTAAAATGA
- a CDS encoding helix-turn-helix domain-containing protein, whose product MSDFIIGIGKRIKDIRKENNLTINELANRANVSNGLISRIENGRTIPSLPVLLDLIQSLEIDASYFFEGVEKDSTSKFLYIPKENQQIIEKEMEAKGFKYMHIFSKSLNSLGFEAVLLTLEPNSKREKVITDAWEFKYILKGKVKYIIDQEEIILSEGDALYFNGRHPHVPESISEESCLMLVLYLYSEKA is encoded by the coding sequence ATGAGCGATTTTATCATAGGAATTGGCAAGAGAATCAAGGATATCAGAAAAGAAAATAATCTTACTATTAATGAGCTGGCCAACAGAGCCAATGTAAGCAATGGTCTTATTTCGAGAATCGAAAATGGAAGAACCATTCCTTCCCTTCCTGTTTTGCTGGATCTTATACAGTCACTGGAGATTGATGCCAGTTATTTTTTTGAAGGTGTTGAAAAAGACAGCACTTCAAAATTCTTATATATTCCTAAAGAAAACCAGCAGATTATAGAAAAAGAAATGGAAGCAAAAGGCTTTAAGTACATGCATATTTTCAGTAAAAGTCTTAATTCTTTAGGATTTGAAGCTGTCTTATTGACTTTAGAGCCTAATTCTAAAAGAGAAAAAGTAATTACCGATGCCTGGGAATTTAAATATATTTTAAAAGGAAAAGTAAAATACATCATAGATCAGGAAGAGATCATCTTATCTGAGGGCGATGCCCTGTATTTCAACGGAAGACACCCTCACGTTCCTGAGAGTATTTCAGAAGAATCATGCCTTATGCTGGTATTGTATCTTTATTCTGAAAAAGCCTGA
- a CDS encoding TonB-dependent receptor, with product MNGVVKKSFIPLFACCTIGIFAQKQIVTGIVSDDSQVLPGAAVTVEGTSKVIITDAEGRFSISDLKAGQYNLKVSYIGFEAKKLTIEIPEAQNLDLGSIVLYQRQKSIEEIVVSGTLKNSEARALNMQKNAINITNVIASDGIGKLPDRNAAETVQRVQGVSIEKDQGEGRFVSLRGLPPFWASTTINGNRLPTAEEETTSRATAFDFFPTELISYVNVNKSFTPDLEADGIGGGVNFITKTPPMKTEFRGTVGTGYNAKADKGIYNLGFLYGGRAKDKKFGYLVNFSHFIRNWSTDNFEARRSGDEGVFRLELRDYNGVRKTTGANVALEYVLSPKSTFYVKGMYGTLSDDETHYKHRIRFDKFNGVNNTARVELQNIHNLLITELTSVSLGGVHQLNKSKIDWDLSYYNNLFKYGNIPDKQNNSYYVIKYTQNGVGINPDYISDKGVGPRAYWKADGGKLDYKNTDALFGFYSDPNFKMDASQMRFTDLEFYKVYVQEKDKIVAGFNHEINVSDQLTLKYGFKYRDKERNARFSDIFYNWSSGTAPLLSDFAQYITTQPRGPQYLSEMNAHIGNTFGPVLTTGGMNQFWFQNQGNLTINKTDSEALEYNKALGRNFDVFEKHFDAYGMGTYRINDKMTILGGVRLSNTHTKVKGYSVIDDVLTPVENTKEYLAVLPMIHFKYAINDKTNLRFAATRTFSRPNFGDLTPGGTYIEADNEFKGGNPNLNPTYSINLDLMGEYYFSNVGILSGGVFYKSITDPIFQDSFIGTYNGIGGVQFSAPNNGKAAWLGGIELGINRRFDFLPGFLQYFGTQLNATFMTSEMEKPSGRKVKLPYQAKELYNIQLFFEKKGFNARLAYNHKGKFAVEYAEEDLYDSYYGKYSNLDFGASYQINKHITVFADVNNILNKPLIYHFGESQDRPEQVEYYGVRGNLGVKLNF from the coding sequence ATGAATGGCGTAGTTAAAAAAAGTTTTATTCCATTATTTGCCTGCTGTACGATTGGGATTTTTGCCCAGAAACAAATTGTTACAGGAATTGTGTCTGACGACAGCCAGGTTCTTCCCGGGGCAGCCGTTACCGTAGAAGGAACTTCTAAAGTAATCATTACAGATGCAGAAGGAAGATTCAGTATCAGTGATCTGAAGGCTGGACAATACAACCTTAAAGTAAGTTATATTGGTTTTGAGGCTAAAAAACTGACTATTGAAATTCCGGAGGCTCAGAATCTTGATCTTGGAAGTATTGTTTTGTATCAGCGCCAGAAAAGTATTGAAGAAATAGTCGTCTCCGGAACCCTTAAAAACAGTGAAGCGAGGGCTTTAAACATGCAGAAAAATGCCATCAATATTACCAATGTAATTGCTTCCGACGGAATCGGAAAACTTCCGGACAGAAATGCAGCAGAAACGGTTCAGCGCGTTCAGGGCGTTTCTATCGAAAAAGATCAGGGTGAAGGAAGATTCGTTTCTTTAAGAGGGCTTCCGCCGTTCTGGGCTTCCACTACCATCAACGGGAACAGACTTCCGACAGCTGAGGAAGAAACCACTTCCAGAGCTACAGCTTTTGACTTTTTCCCTACGGAACTCATTTCCTACGTCAACGTCAATAAATCATTTACACCGGATCTTGAAGCAGACGGAATTGGAGGCGGCGTTAATTTTATTACCAAAACACCACCAATGAAAACTGAATTCAGAGGTACAGTGGGAACCGGCTATAATGCAAAAGCAGATAAAGGGATTTACAACCTGGGATTCTTGTACGGAGGAAGAGCTAAAGACAAAAAATTCGGTTATCTAGTTAACTTCTCACATTTTATCAGAAACTGGTCTACGGATAATTTTGAAGCCAGAAGAAGTGGTGACGAAGGGGTATTCAGACTGGAACTCAGAGACTACAACGGGGTCAGAAAAACCACCGGAGCCAACGTGGCATTAGAATATGTTCTGTCTCCCAAAAGCACATTTTATGTGAAAGGAATGTACGGAACTCTGTCTGATGATGAGACGCACTACAAACATAGAATACGTTTTGATAAATTCAATGGTGTTAATAATACGGCAAGAGTTGAGCTTCAGAATATTCATAATTTACTGATCACGGAGCTTACTTCAGTTTCTCTAGGTGGTGTTCATCAGCTGAATAAAAGTAAAATAGACTGGGATCTCTCTTACTACAACAACCTTTTTAAATATGGAAATATTCCGGATAAGCAGAATAATTCTTATTATGTCATTAAATATACTCAAAATGGCGTAGGAATCAATCCAGATTACATTTCTGATAAAGGAGTCGGGCCAAGAGCTTACTGGAAAGCAGACGGCGGAAAACTGGATTACAAAAACACGGATGCTTTATTTGGTTTTTACAGTGATCCGAATTTCAAAATGGATGCTTCCCAAATGAGATTTACCGATCTTGAATTCTACAAGGTCTACGTTCAGGAAAAAGATAAAATCGTGGCAGGTTTCAATCATGAAATCAATGTTTCTGATCAGCTTACCTTAAAATATGGGTTTAAATACCGCGACAAGGAAAGAAATGCAAGATTTTCAGACATTTTTTACAATTGGAGCAGTGGAACAGCGCCTTTACTTTCTGATTTTGCACAGTATATCACAACGCAGCCCAGAGGGCCTCAATATCTAAGTGAAATGAATGCTCATATCGGAAATACGTTTGGTCCGGTATTAACTACGGGCGGGATGAATCAGTTTTGGTTCCAGAATCAGGGAAATCTTACCATCAACAAAACAGATTCTGAAGCGCTGGAATATAACAAGGCACTAGGAAGAAATTTCGATGTTTTTGAGAAGCACTTTGATGCTTATGGAATGGGAACATACAGAATTAATGATAAAATGACCATTCTGGGAGGGGTAAGACTCTCCAACACCCATACCAAAGTAAAAGGGTACAGCGTAATAGATGATGTTCTTACTCCGGTTGAAAACACCAAAGAATATCTTGCTGTTTTGCCTATGATCCATTTCAAATATGCTATTAACGATAAAACAAACCTGAGATTTGCTGCAACACGTACTTTTTCAAGACCCAATTTTGGAGATCTTACACCGGGAGGAACTTATATAGAAGCTGATAATGAGTTTAAAGGAGGGAATCCTAACCTGAATCCCACCTACTCGATCAACCTGGACTTAATGGGTGAATACTACTTCTCTAATGTCGGGATTTTAAGCGGTGGTGTTTTCTATAAATCGATTACAGATCCTATTTTCCAGGATTCTTTCATCGGAACGTATAACGGAATCGGCGGGGTGCAATTCAGTGCTCCCAATAACGGAAAAGCGGCATGGCTGGGAGGAATTGAACTGGGAATCAACAGAAGGTTTGACTTTTTACCGGGGTTCTTACAGTATTTTGGAACTCAGCTTAATGCCACGTTCATGACTTCAGAAATGGAAAAACCGAGCGGCAGAAAAGTAAAGCTTCCTTATCAGGCCAAAGAGCTTTATAATATCCAGCTGTTCTTTGAGAAAAAAGGATTCAATGCCAGGCTGGCTTACAACCACAAGGGAAAATTTGCTGTAGAATATGCGGAGGAAGATCTTTATGATTCTTACTACGGAAAGTACAGCAATCTCGATTTCGGAGCTTCGTACCAGATCAATAAACATATTACAGTTTTTGCTGATGTGAATAATATTCTGAATAAACCTCTGATCTATCATTTCGGGGAAAGCCAGGACAGACCTGAGCAGGTGGAATACTATGGCGTAAGAGGAAATCTTGGGGTAAAACTGAATTTCTAA